A region from the Lolium perenne isolate Kyuss_39 chromosome 4, Kyuss_2.0, whole genome shotgun sequence genome encodes:
- the LOC139839334 gene encoding uncharacterized protein, whose product MSFKVTIGLRARRVENWIRAVQRDYLDNAPIKCVVLDCEFTNSREGDQRAAVLQLSAESENLVFLICHADEVTQLLMEFLQDGTIRFYGEAIGKDCEMLSPYGIHITYAYDL is encoded by the coding sequence ATGTCGTTCAAGGTCACGATCGGTCTCCGTGCAAGAAGGGTGGAGAACTGGATCCGCGCCGTGCAGAGGGACTATCTCGACAACGCACCAATCAAGTGCGTCGTCTTGGATTGTGAGTTCACCAACTCTCGCGAGGGTGATCAGCGCGCCGCCGTCCTTCAACTCTCGGCGGAGTCCGAGAATTTGGTATTCCTAATTTGTCATGCTGATGAAGTGACACAACTTCTCATGGAGTTCTTGCAGGACGGGACCATCAGATTCTACGGCGAGGCTATCGGCAAGGATTGTGAGATGCTGAGTCCGTACGGTATTCATATTACTTATGCGTATGACCTCTAG